Sequence from the Mytilus galloprovincialis chromosome 10, xbMytGall1.hap1.1, whole genome shotgun sequence genome:
GATTTGATGGTACATGTGAGTGCCGACATTAGTAGAATCATATATTTCGTATGTTTCAGCCAACGGTAACGGTAATGTTAAGGGATAACAGTTGATCTGAATGGTCAGTTGGTCAATCAATGGTAAATAATCATGTTTTGAAAGAGTATGGGGTATTTGAACTAAGGCAAAGATGGTTTACCTATGTTCAAATCAAATAAATTGATGTAGAATTATATATTTAAACTCGGAATATTTCTTAACGTTTCCATCAACAAAGGCTCAAAACGTTATAGACGCAATGAATAAGTGAAGATGGTGCTTTGCTCCGATGATCGAACGATTTTAATAATGAATTTTCTCATTTTTAAGCTCCCATGTTCAAAAGGCCCTGTGAGCTTTTTAATAACTTGGTGTCCGTAATCAATCAACGTccgttatcttttacaaaacgCGTCTACTCTGAAGTTACTCGGTAAAATTAAACCAAAATTCGCCGCAATCATCATCAGGTTATGTAGTTTTCCACTTGtcaaccaacatggctgacatggctaaaattagaacatagggttaaaaggCTAGTTGTATCTATTAATTTGGAAAATTCTGTAAAATGAGAAGAACTAAAAGGGACGGAAATGTTATGAATTATGAGATCTACCTACTGTTTTTTGCCTATGATCTTGAAAACCATGACAATTGATTCGGAGAAAATTTTGATGGCAAAAATTATTAGCAGGACAAGACCTAAGTTTTGTCGTCTTCACATTCATAGTGTGTCATCGAAACATCAACTTAACTCTACTGACgtcccaatttattcaaaatcaatgtTTAGATGTAACAGTAGTTTGAATCAGATTTTGATAACATTCAATCGATATTCAGTGTAGGCCTTGTTCGGGTTAAGTGTACAAACACTTTAcatcaaaaatgtaaatttaattacatgtataaggAAGAAACATCAGaatataacaaaatcattatgttataaatgaatttacatatcaatttatttgttaatttatttttaaaaaaagtcaacatTACTGTGTTATAGAAACAGTTTATGTAGTCTTATTAACCCAAAATGTAATACAAATTGACATTAAATGCGGCgaaggaaaagggggggggggtaaatttggGACGCATGTTTGTTTTATTGGAAcgaacaatttttgttttaaatgacagGTATTTTTGGAACTTCAATCTCTTAAATGTATTTCCTCCTAATTTTGAATGGAAAAAAGTTCAATAGATTTTGAATCAGACAATCTATCTTTAGTTAGCTCAACCCCCcttcacacacacacaaaagTGAATTAGTATGTGCCTTACTGCTGTGGAAGTTTACTGACAAATATTGAATTCAATTTCATAAGTATGAGTTAATTGCTGATTTTGgcaaaatgttgaaattttggtttgttttattttcctctTTTTAATAGCATTAAGAGTGACTGTAGACATTGATGTTGTAAAACTTCCTCAGCActaaataaaagattttatttgGAGTTACGGTATCAATAGGAATAAATTGACTAAGATGTCGTACACAATTTTAATGATGGTATCCTGCTCTTGATCCAGACGACTTCCTCCAATCAGCAAGACGAACCATCACAGCTAAAAAGTTTGACAATTATCAAGCAACTAACATAATTGAAAAACAAGTGAGAAACAATACTAGGTGTTTTGACATTCGTACCAGTTAAACACCGtaacattcaaacttattttttatGTCCACTATTATTAACTGGAACCATCTAGAAGACACTATTGTGCGCGCAACAAGTGTAGAGGGCTTTACATCTGCTCTCGCGAAATGTCAGTAAATCGACAGCGCCTTCACTCCGGTTGTATAAAAGCCACAATTGGTAACTACGACGTACCCATACATATACAGACACAACCACTTTGTCGATTCCACGGCTGGTGGAGGTTATccccccgagggtatcaacaacCGAGTAGTCAGCTTGACATGAATTAtgattgatatggtcataattataaaaaactgtttacaaaacttttcgaaatatttaagataatctTACCCATGTATATAATAGATTACAATAGGAAGGAAAAGGAAACGTCATAACAAACTGACTTTCACGAATGGGCACCTTACCATTCGGAAAACCGATGGCAATACATGACTGTTAACACAACTGTTTCACCAATGACAGCTGTGATTCATCAATGGGATATAgtttataaattacaaattttcgtaataattcaaaatgttcaattaaAAAAAGCTTTACATCGCtttctttaaatataaatacatgggCATTTACTAAactgagatgtggtatgattgacaatgacaactatccaccaaagttcaaatgaaatgcaTGCAAGCTTTCATAGGAAACACTGcgacttaaacaatgagaaaaacgtCTGCCGTCTGGTCGGCTATAAAAGGGCATGAATagtttgaaacaattcaaacgagaaaactaacatcctaatttataacaaaacagtttacgaaaaacaatatgacaaacatgaaccaatggcaaccactgaacaacatgcTTCTGCTTTGCGACAGGCACTTAAAGAATGTGGCAGCTTAAACATATTTATGActgctcacccctaccaaaaCCTGGAACAGGGGTGTAAAAGTACAACAAAAGAAGAAACTacaaaaatcagttgtaaaaatcttaactcatcagaagaattcaaaaagaaatacatataataaaatatttatacccctccccccctccccccccaaaaaaacaacaacaaaaaaccaacaACACTCAATACAGATCTGAGAGGGCTCGCAATTACTACCATTTTACTAGTTCTACATAAATTACACTTATTAAAACGTAAAACGTTACTAAAGAACAGACACGAGCGTATCAAACGAGTTGAGATTTAAAAACACTACTGTAGGACGCTGCCTAAGGAAATCACCGttctcttttttaaatttattttataaattagtgcgtttctatgtatgttggtgtttgatttgtagcagttcagtgttacttttttccgttgttttcctcatttagttgatgtgtttcccacgGTCATGGTTTgtgacctggatttgttttcgcttaatcgatttatgacaatTGAACagttctgttgcctttatttcgaGATATATGTTAAATCTAGACGTGTCTATGTTAAGTTTAGTGAAAGTAGTGGCCTATTTACTGACGACAAAATCAACACCATACGTCTGATAACCTGAGCACGATAAAATAAGCATAATAATGAACAGCTGTCGTTATGTCGGGACTTGTTTCACGTGTTTCGACTTTGGTGAGAATGATGTCAGTCATTTACCGGAATTTTTATTTAACTTCTTATCAAAATAGTCCTTATATAAACTGATCACAACTTGTTCTGTTATCAAACCATCAACATGAAAGTTACAATTCTGTGTTTCGTTGTTCTAATTGGTAAGTTTTTGTGTAAAGATTTAACACACATTAATACATACAATTATTTCTggaatttaattttatatttaaaagagtTATAATTTTGTCAATGTCGTCATCAGTATGCTCATTTCACTTGTACTCATGGGCAggaaaatggaaaacaaatcaTGATATTAATTCTTGATATTTATTGGTACTTCTAGACATAGTTACAAGCATTATGTTTTTAAATAAGTGTCGTATAACTTATTGTATCAATTGtaattaaatttcttttcattattcCTAGATCTGATCTACGAAAAAATAACGGAACATCTATATGCATGTTTTGATAActtgtttttctttcatattcTCCATACTCGAAAATTTTATTTGTAACCAAACAACAAGGTCTGATACTTTTAATAAATTAGCAGGTTTTTCATAAAAATGTATCcatcaaatatatgaaaataagatttttaatgcaaaaattaacaattagaaaatttcttataaataaattaatatgcaTTATATATTTGACGTCGATACATTCCATTGTAATATTAAATAGCATGtcgtttattatttaaaataaactgttttaaGTGTCTAAATGCAACAGATTTCCGTCATCTATATATATAATCACTTTAGGATTATGTTAGATTGaaaccctatttttgacattttacataTGAtgtcacatatcgttgtcaatataatggaatttcatgcgactgtcatacaagtgagaggattaTCTAGCTACAAAACCAAGTTTATCCCCTCTATTTATTTCTTGAAATAttccgtaccaagtcaggaatatggcagttgttatcaaatagttcgtgtCTACGTTTGTTGAATTGGCtctgtttttgttgcacttcagtgtttctgttcttccattatttcacttttaaagtcgatgtgtttctctcagatttagtttgtaacccggattggaTTTCTCTAATCGgataatgacttttgaacagcggtacactactgcTGTCTTTATCAATTCAAAggtttcacaataataaagaatTTGATAAAGGAATACACTACTTTGAAACGAATTAAAATACTTTGAAATGCagtaaaatactttaaaatgccGTGAAACACTAAGGAGAAAAAATAATTACTTTGACCaatagataaataaaacaaatatttgaaacttAACTTATGAGATATGCTAGAACTTAGTTTCATGGTAAAAAAAGTGACAAAGTGAGAATAGACATACTTTCTTGAAGATTTTATCGACTTTTCTAACAAGGTATGCCTACAGAAATGTCCTGTTTAATCTTCAAtgtcttttaaaatattgaaatgtatatAATTTACGTCATGTTGATGTACCACAATGAATTGTTGTAATGAGAGTCTATTTTAGAACGTTTTATCGAACATCAAATATGacgatttatttttcttttttagctgcAGTATATGCAGAGAACTGCCAAATGGCCAGTGACTGCACAATGGAAACCTGCAGCTCTGGAGGCATGGTAGAGTGCCAACATGGAGTTTGTACATGTGGAGGCGGTGGAGGCGGACCCGGAGGTAAATTGAATTATTCCTATTTGGATCGCCTTATTACAAGAAGAAAATGTATTATAATACTAGTATATGATtgaaataacatattaaaataacGTCTGTTGagtaagttttgaaaataattacgCATTACTGAATTATGactatttttttgaaatattagaGAGCAAACCAAAAAAATTTCTTGTAATTTACGTCAGAATTTGTAAGTAGTTTCACTTCTATATAGGATTAGGAGATACAGCAGGGACAGTTTATACATATATAGTATAGGAAGTCCCTGATTGCTAGTATcattaaacctgttttttttttgcactaacGAATTGCTTTCCGTTAATATGCAACATATATTCATAAACCGACTTCCTTTTAGGTAATTAAGCATATGTTTGCCCACATTTGCTTCGATAcaaatcttaattgacaaggattgcAAGTGTTCCTTTCGAAGGTCGGAAGTTTTCTCCGTGCATTTTGACATCCTCTACCAATAAGACAACACCGGACCTTCACGATATAGCCAATGGGACTGAAAGTGACATTaaacttaaaaaacaaaacaatcatatttatattatacCTTAATTATTTATTGTATAAACGTGAATATTATGGATTGCATGAATGTCTTTTGGTACACCGTcggtaaatattttcttatatacAATTTTCTTATACCGTTGCCCAATTGAAGATTAAATCATGCTTTTGTTTTCTTAATAAGACAATCAAAAGTATGGACCAACGTGCTATTTTTCAAGATACATAGATTTTTCatgcaaaaacacatttttggtgagaaaaaaaatctattgctagataaaattttgaaacaaagtaTGAGAAGATATGTTTTACAATagtcttaaataaaataaatagaacaaATGGTGTCACCGATCTTGTTTTCTtctataagtaaaaaaatgaaaaattcactttcagtccaGTATAGAAGTTTTACTATAAGAGTTGTCTTCCATTCAATGGCAGAAAAGTCGATTCTTAAAACCAAAAAGATGTGTTATTTGTTGAATCATTTTATATTGTGCAATACATCActaatttttctttataaaaaataatattcatacactcaaattgcaaatctgtctcaaaatttgcagatttagacAATGAACTAGACCGATTGTGAATTGctattttacaatccaagatggcggaaaGAGTGAATCTACCTTAAAGTTATAACAGTAAAAGAAATACAATGAAAACTGCATATGAATATTTACTTATATTTGGTTTTTATAGGTTGCATGGACCAAGCTGACTGTCATGGTCATCATTGTCCACATGGTCATGGTATGCCACACTGCATTGATGGTCATTGTGATTGCAAACAttagaatattaataaaatatagaATCGTAATTGTCTTATGCTTAAGGAATGGGTAATGTCAGGTtctgacagttcttgtccattcgtttttatgtgttttgtcgtttagttttgccatgtgattatggactttccgattaaattttcctctgagttcagtatttttgtgctttAACTTTTTAATGAAATACCTTAATTCTTAGGATATTTGTCTTAAAACGcttgctttataaatattgaaacagTAATGTTATTTGACAGCATCAGCCTCAATGCAAAATATACAAATGTGATAGGAAGGGAATTTTAACATATGCACCAAGCTGCGGGAAGTTATTTTACTTTCATTACTTCATGTACTAGCAGTGGTTTACATATCGGTTTTGATTTCGATTTCTCATTTGGTTCATGAGGAAGATAAGGTAGATGTCTAATTAGACATGACAGTTTATGAATAAGTTACTGTTAAGATACCTGCGAAATATACTTTGGTTCAtaatttaaagatatataatGTTGGTTAAGGCGATATTAAGATCTTAAATCACAGTACCACCACTCAATATGACACACAGAAGAAAAGTCTTCTCGACAGAAACTAATGGCTTTTGTGATCTAATCATAGGATATGTCATTGTTACACCCTGGATGGATTGCATTGATCAAAATAGTGTGTTTATAAATACCTTTAATTGGTGACATATATAGAGTAGAAACTGACTGGGATTTTTTACAAAAAGATATCCTGACCCTGTTTGTCTAGCACTTCTAGCAGTTGTGCCAATCCCACAAAAAATCTTTGAACAAAATTTTGAACACATAGGAAAAACATTGAATGATTAAAAAAATCCAGGTGCGCATGACAATCCCAGCCCCATTCCATGGAAAATCAAAGGGTCCGTGTCTAATACGGGATGTGAACGTTGTGTAATACAGCTTTCATTGTCATCAAACTTGTATATTATATCTCTATATTATATACTATTATACTTACAAATTACAAAGTTATGTAATTGGTATCTGGTTTATTGAGGTCAAAGTAAACGAACCTACaaatttacttttctgcattggctagaggtaaaggggagggttgagatctcacaaacatgtttaaccccgccgcatttttgcgcctgtcccaagtcaggagcctctggcctttgttagtcttgtattattttaactttcagtttcttgtgtacaatttggagtttagtatggtgttcattatcactgaactagtatatatttgtttaggggccagctgaaggacgcctccgggtgcgagaatttctcgttggattgaagacctgttggtgaccttctgctgctgtcttctctatggtcgggttgttgtctctttgacacatcctcatttccattctcaattttaattttcagtTTGGATTAAATACAGATGGAAAAATAATCCACATCCCTCCGATCGGCAAATTATCTCGTTTACACCTTTTAAAACTGAAATCTTAATTCATTTGTTGCTTAGTTACCAATGTTGAtcacatgtgtttttttttctgaaaaatcttGTTTGCACCATTCTATTAGAACCTtggtttaatttttgttaaattgctGCGGTTGCCTGAAAGGAAAAGCTCTTGACCTGCAAAGATATCTTGTTAAATTGCTGAGAGCGTCAAGGAAATGTGTATCACAAAGTGTTTCAGTGTAAGGTAGCACTCTTCAGttagaatataaaattaaaatgaaccACAAAATGTTAAATAATCTTCTATTCCTGGATGTCTTAAACATTAATCcaactgtttgtgtcatatatatgcgcatatgtatgtaatcagtattttccataaatttgagtttcaaaagttaaaaagtaGAACTATAATTCCTTTTTAGTGTATCCATTGCAACATTCTGCAtctatttaccataaaatattgcaaaaaagggaATGAAAATGTCACATATTCCCCAAAACTTTTATTCAAACCAGAATTTCTATGcttttgagtgataccttttctgaaactgttgacATTAATCTACAAATTGATCATTAAAAAAAGCATAGCAACAAATGCCGAACCAATATGTGTTACGGATATGAAAATAcagactgtcaaacagaaaaccatattaaatacattaaataatcttgatgttcttataagCCAACTATGATGTCTATTTTAAtcttcagctatccaaaaatgaatttattgcacactagctctcattcTTGAAAAACCCAAAGGGGACAATATGcaaaactacacacctaactgtggaatGCTACCTAAGGTCAAT
This genomic interval carries:
- the LOC143048048 gene encoding uncharacterized protein LOC143048048, with amino-acid sequence MKVTILCFVVLIAAVYAENCQMASDCTMETCSSGGMVECQHGVCTCGGGGGGPGGCMDQADCHGHHCPHGHGMPHCIDGHCDCKH